The window CTAGAAGTGGGTTTAATCATACAACTTGATCATCACTGTGGGAAAATATGAACTAGTGAAGCCCACCCATCTTCTATCCCAGTGGGATCCCAACCTACTGCTCCAGTCTTCCAGTAAACCACACTTGCCTATTTTCTGCATATGTAATAAAATTCTATCAAGTCCTTGCTTTATTCTAGCAAGTGAAAGCAACACATGtattaaacattaaaacacaATCAACCAGCTTCTATGTGGGGATAGTAGCTGCAGTGGAAGTTTTACATTTCTAGTTGAAAAACATACCTCTTCCAAAAAGAACGTGTCAGAACCAGAGACCTCTGAATTAAAACTGAGGCCAAATACCCTCTTCCATAAGCTATTGCCACAAGTGAGTGTTTAACTGGCTGTCAGCTACACGAGAATAGCATACATGAAGAACATACCATGGAGCACTCAAAACACAGAAttgcctttttaatttaaactgtgtttctttcaaattagTTATGTctcatttgtgtttgtttccccCCTTTAGAAAACCCCACCATATTCAAACTGCTTAAGTCAGCTATGAATAGTTTTGAAGTCCTGGGAACAGAGAAGTCTTCTGCTCAAGACAGAAAGACCATGAGAAGCCTTCATTCTTTCGTCTCTTTTTTCAGAGTACAGACTACTGTTAATTCTAACGCCAACACTACTACTGTGACCTTACAAAACTTATAAAGATCTCATTGAATGGAAGTTTCTGTTTGAAGTATTTTGGTGGGTAACAACATCTTGCCTAAAAACAAGTTAGCTACCAAGCTTTGTGCCTGGGAGGTACTAAGTTTTTAATGAAGAACCAGAAGGTCTCTGGCATGCTACAGGCTTTAAGACAGGAACTCCTCTGTACGATGTAAAAGGACCACTACCTAAAACTGGTAATACATACAGCATGGCAGAAAACAGAGGTGGGATTTAGTGAAGAGTGAAATCAGACTTGAGCAtatttgaattatttcttttgccttAGCCTTTTTTTTACCAGGGTTTATACTAGTTGTATGTCTGCTTTTCATGAGAATTACTGTGGCAAGATTTATAAGTGTACACTATGAACTTCAATAAACCACCTACACAGTACTTCCCCCAGACAAGATTTGTAAACAGTTTTTTCATTTGTCTCAACAGAGCTTTTCAAGACACTCTGAGGGTTTCCTGCCATCAGCATTCACGATCTTTTACCAGTTACTTGCgttttggtttggggtgtttttctgTCTACaagtattttcaggttttatagACCAACACCTTCCTAAAGCAAAGTGTTTGGGCAATAACCAAAATAGTCACCTCTGCTACAGACTGAAGACTCCGGGCAAACTTCAGCTGGTTAACACCATGATGCACAGGTTTACCGTAGGTTGCACCTTTTGGGACTGGACGTTTACGACCACCACGGCGAACACGAACACGGTAGATAACATAACCTAAAAGAAATGATAACTTAGGAACTAGAGGAATTATGGAGTGTAGCAATTTTGATGTCCATATGGTATTTCCACTGCAAAAACCTGACATGACATGCTGCAGAATTAGGTCACTTATACCAGTCTTCACCAAAACCTACAACTGGAGGTGGCCAGCACAAAATGATTTTGTTATTTCCGTTATAACTGAGTAAGGGAAGTGATGTCCTGTTTGTTACGACTGTTTTTCAGTTCCAAACCAGAGCTTACACCACCTTTCAACTACACACTCCCAAATACACTAAGAACAGCTACAGCTACACTGCAACACAAAAGAACACCCCACCCCAAAACACTCAAAGAAACAACTACCCCAAACACAACTGCCCATATTCTGATGGTAGCAAGTACAAGCCACCCACAAGCCTTGCTGGAATCTCCTCACTTAAAAATGAGGAAGTTCATCTGGaaactttaaaaacaataacAGAAGCGTAGATTCTCCCTTTCCATTTTTATATTGAACATTTCAAACTGTTTCAAGAATTACATAGAATTATGgagtggtttggattggaagggttTTAAAAGCTCAGCTAGGTCCAGCCCctcaccatgggcagggacatcttccagtAGATCAgactgctccaagccctgtccaacctggccttgaacactgccagggtcaGGGCAGCCATAGCTTTGCTAGGCAGTCTGTGgcagggcctcaccaccctcccagAGAACAGTTTGTTCCTAatatctaaatctaccctcaaATTAACAGACAGAAGGCCATTTTCTCCAAGTTTCTTTCACTGACCAGTTAACTGTTCATCATCTTGCTTACTCAAGCACATGCAGCTGTAATACAGTCAGTGATGCATGACAAAACATGGGCAGAGAAAGAACACCCCTCAAACCAAAGGTACCAAAAGCACCAGTCAACTCTGCACCAGCCAAAGCCCACTTGATCTCCATCTGCCAAAATGGCCACAGAAGGTGTGAATTCAGATACGTGAAGTAACGTTTTAGGCTGTGGTCACTGCTATCAATTTAACACATCTATAACATAAAGTTCATTTTATGAAGGACAACAGTTTCTTGGGGAGTATTTCAGCTGTCActtaaggaaagaagaaagctgaCATAAAAGTGGGCCACTCCATCATGAAGCCCATGGACTTGAGCTCTACATCTCATTACCTTGCTTAGCCTTATATCCCAGCCTGCGAGCTTTGTCTGGTCGGGTGGGCCGGGGAGCTCGATGCAAGGCAGAGAGCTGGCGGTACTGCCAACAGCGAACACGCAGGAGGAACCGCATCACGTCCGACTGCTTTTTCCTCCATAGCTCCTGGATGTACTTGTAGGCACCCATGTTTGTCTACCTGCTGAATTGAGAGGTCAATAAGTAACATGCACCACATACAAACGCGAAATGCTGCCAAGAGGGACACTGCATGAAACCACATACGCAGCACCACTGAAGCGGGATGCTCTCAAGCTTCTTTATACCACTGCCATGTCTACCATGGCTCACACTGGGCTAGTCTCCAACATGACATGGGGCTTTTACTTCCTTTCCATGTGTTCTTAAGCATTAAAGTCCTCAGCTGAGATATTTTGATATGCGTATATGAGAATCTAGTTAACATCTGAAACAAGTTGTAAATATTTAACTGTAAGGAAGCATATGAGTGTCAGTCGTGGGGTTTTTATTCTTACATGGGTTAATTACCCCTAAAAACGTTTGGGCTCTCACACACCTGCAGCAACCAACAGCTGGAAGTAAACTCCAtcaaatcccccccccccaagtcaCCATCAGCTAAACGCAATTCATTTATTCGCACCAAGAAAATGCCCGTTCACGTGTGATTTTCCATACCCTTCTTCTTCCTACCTGCCTAGCTAAGGCCCAGCTCTTCCCGTCCCAATCAACTCCATCTTTACGACTGCACTGACACAGAAGAACGCAAACCCGGAGTCAACCCGGGCCGTACAACCTGTGCCCACCTGCTGCACTAAGCTGCTCGGCCTGCTGCTCACACCAGCCAGCACTGCGGGATCCCTCCCCGCCCCACACCGCGGGCAGCCCACAGGCCCTCCGTAGGCCTCCCGGCCCCCGCGGGCTGCAGAGAGCCCCTTGCCGCGAGAGCAGCCATGTCCCAGCCCGGCGCGGCGGCACCGGGGCGGCAGGATGGGCACCTCCGGCCCGGGATGGAAGCGGATTAACGGACAGGCCGAGCACAAACCAACCCTCACCTGATGTCGCCCAGCACCGGAAAGGAAGAGGCCTACTCCCCACAACCCCTTGCGGCGGCACCAGGCTTCCGGCCGCGGCCGCGGTGCCTCATGGGTAGCGTAGTCCTGAAGGGGGGGAACCGCCGGGCCACCGGCCGGGCCCGGCCCCCGCGCCTGCCAATGGGCGGCAGAGGCGGGACTGGTCCCGGCTCCATGGGGTCCCGAGGGAAGCTGTGCCCAGGTGCGCGGGGGGGCGGTGGGAGACACGTCATACAGTTAAACTATAACGGGGGAGAGGGAGCTAAGACGGCCCTGAAGCCTttgggggaggtgggggagggAGCCAGCCGCCGGTGCCGCAGGCCTGAGGGGCTCTGCGGCAAGGGCTCTGTGCAAGGTGAGCGTCTGCCTGCGCTGGGGCTGAGGCCCTCGCTCTACGCATTCCTGTTGTGCTCCCGTCTTTCCTGCGTACCGAACGTTTCTgtgcctcccctcctccccagcactaGCAGAGGTGAATTGTCAGGCCCAGGGAAGGGGCCTGGTGCTGAGGGGACTTTGTCCTGCTTTCTGCAGCGTCCTTAGTGTGCTGCTGTGGAGGTGGTGCTGAGTCAAAGCTGGAATTAGGCTTTCCCTGACTGAAAGTGCTTCCTGCTTTGCGGTGGGGTGACCTCTCTGTCTTTTGGTGCATGTTTTGCAGGGCACCCTAGCTTGTGAAGCATCACCCGGCTAACCTGGAGTTGAAGCAGGACAGCGCCAGCCCCTCCTAGTCCTAGCAAGGTACTCTGCAGCTGTGTCTGGGGCAAACTACTCTGAGCAGCAAACTTGGACTTAGGGCCCATGGCTGGCTTCTGGAGGCCTCCTGCTAGAACCAACCCTCACCCATTCAAACTGACTTAAAGTAGATGAAAGCCCTGCTTTTGCATTTGCCTTCCTGTGTTTCTGCCTTTAACACTTCTCTTTTCAATCTCATAGTCTGTAAAAGCTAGAACCTTTCTATGCATGAAATAAAAGGGAAGGTACTGCTATTTTGCTGCAGTTCCAGAAGCCATTCTGATACCACCAGGTACCATCAGGCCCACTGCAAGCCCATGAAGCCAGTAGTGCAGGCCTTGCAGCGTACACACACCAACAAACATAGCCCCTGTGTGTACCCAGAGGGGTTACACAGCTTTAGTTTCCCCAGGCCTGATGGGACAAGTGTTGAGGCTGCGGGCAAGCATCATCAGCAATGGCAGCAGCCGAAAACCTGGGAAAACTGTGTGGGAGGAAACTCTAGTCCTAAAAATACCAGCTCTGGGGGGGGAGCTGTGCCTCCCAGCAGCCGCTCCTTCCCACTTTGCCTCTCACCTTTTGTGGGCTCCATTTTTGCCTGGTGCCAGGCTCACAGACTCCTGTGTCTGCACAGGGCTCTCCTGCTGACTCTGCCCTCTTGGGAAAGATGGGAAAGGGCTACAAGGTGGTGGTGTGTGGAATGGCCTCGGTGGGAAAGACTGCGATTTTGGAGCAGCTTCTCTATGGAAAGCACACTATTGGTgagatatttttgctttttttgcttccttttccagcATCTTGCTCTGCGTGGTTCCCAAAAACATGGTAAAGGAGGACTGCAAACTGCACTGGGGTGAAGTAGGAAATTAATGTGTGTTTGTTACATCTCTGGGCAGTTCAGACTTGGAGAAGGACCTTTTTTGTGGTGTTTCCCGTTAAAAAATATGTGAAtgcttgaaaagaaacaaacacagaaaagtagGTGATGTGCTTGCTGCCTGTTTACATAAGAAATATCTCATTCCCTGCAAGATGCTGTAGATGCCTGAAAAGTAAATAGATGTCATCTGATGAGTGGAGGGACTGTTCAGACTTTTATTCCGTCTtcttaaagctttattttgcttggttttggctGATATCTAATCAAAGCgctggaaagaaaaccagctcAGCTGTAGGTCCCGTGCTGTGTGCTGAACTTCAAGGGCCAAGCTTGGAGTTCTGAAATAAATCCTCCCATGGAAAAGGGACTTGGGAGAGGAGTATGGGATGTGTGAGACTTGCTGTATGCAAAAGAAAGGTAATGAAGGCAAAGCCTTGACTTATCTAAGAGAGGAAGCACAATGATCAGCAGGCTGGCAAAATACTCCTGCCTCATCTAGAAACAGGGGCTGGCACCAGGGGTGAATCTTAGGGCTCAGTCAGAAGATGTCTAGTCAGTTTGTATCTTTTCCGTGGGCTGGTAAGTGAAGTGGACTTGGAGTAAGTTATTGGATAAACACTAGGGTTTCTAAAATGGTGCTTTGCAGTCACTGCGCCTTTAAAATGTGTGGATCGAGGAATTTGCTGGCAAAGCGTGATACAGAACTGCATGCTCATGCCCTTGTTTCAAAGGATTTCCTCTAATACTGCAGTAACATGTGTTTCCAGCATCCTACTGAGCCCTACGCATGTAGCCCTGTGTAGCTTTCAGCGTGAAAGTTGCAAGCCTGCAGGCTAAAGGTTTTTCCCATTGCCACCGAGGTGCTGCTTCTGTGCACGGTGTTGGGTGGCTATCACAGACACCCAAGCAGCATGAGCAAGGCCACATTACTTAAATCATATTGCCTTGCATTACTTCCTGCCCCGGGCACGTATTAATGACACAGGCAGGAAGGATATTCGGGTGTTGCTGATCGGAGGAGCTATTTATGGAGCCAGTCATGTACATGATTATACAGCGTCATGGGTATTGGCTGACATAACCGGAGGGAGGCCTTGTGCCCAGGGTTTAGCTACAGGTGTTCCTCTGTCACTCCTGAATGCTTTGCTCCAGCTCAGCCATTGTGCAATGCGaacttccctcctcccttccttaaaaataccagttttcctttcccagagCACTGCACTTTTTTTGGAGTTAGCAGTAAGGGGAGGAGCAGCTGATAGCAGAGGAGACATGGAGGAAGGTAGTCTCCTGTTTTCTATTATTCTGGTCAAATCTTATTCCCAAGACATTTAGAGAATAGCAGAGTCAAGATGAGAGTATGCAAAGGGAGTATACATTTGGAGCCACTGCAGCCCCAAGGGACAAGCAGCCATGGCCCAGCACGTGTGCCACCAGGCACATTTTGGGGTATGGACTGATATGTTGGTGTTCCTGGCAGTCCTGTTGAGAGGTCACCATCcttcctgcctcttcctcagcCCACAGACAGTTCTGGCAGAGGGTGCCTGAGGTACGGGCTGCTGAAAATGGTTCCCAGAAGATCTTTAGCTACTGCTCCAATCTGTATTAATTTAACCCCCaaactgcagaagcagaacACCACTGTAAGGGTCTCACTGGGCAAGGACAGAGTTTGAATAACAGTGAGTCTTTGATTGCTCCCTAGCTGAGCTGCTTTTACACTGCACAGACTCATTGCTGGTGCCATCGTCACAGGGGTGGCCCCTTCACACTTAAAACGTGATTATTGAATCCTGATCCTTGAGCTCCAGAAAGCTGGCATGTGCATCTTGGCTGTTGGCCTCTCTGGCAAGAAGCGAAAGGGACTAGTGTGTTTGCTGAAAGCCTGTCTGTTCAGAGCCAGCCAGTAAGGCAGCCCACCGGGTATGGCAAAATGGACACAAGCTGTTCCAAAACCTGTGCTTCCTGACTGACgtcaggagcagctctgtggctggTCCGAGGGCCAGGGAGCCAATGCATGGAGTCTTTCCATTCCTTGCGGCATCCTTATCCTGCTCCTAGTGACAAGAAGCATGCTCAAACTTAGTTGTAggctcagagcagcacagagtcTGGTGCCAACCTCTGTGGTGTCCCAGCCACTAACATGGGGATCTACTTGTGGCTGTAATCATCTGTGAGTCTATGTCAGTGGTCAAGTGCCTCCTGTTGACTTTGCTGTCAAAAGGAGTGGTGGCACAGCTGCTATCAGGGAAGTGATTAATGTCCTTGGAGGTTTCAGGTTGCTATATAAAGCCCTTGGCTTTGAGCCCATGCTCCTGGCTATGTACTTGGTGATGATGCTGTAAACCTAgttgtgctttcttttcctaGAAAATGTGCACCTTCAGCTCTCCCTGGCTTGTCATAAATGAAGTCCCTAAGTTCTGTGTTTCTTACATGGTCAGCAGCTGGTACTTTTGAAAAGGCACTAAGATTGCTTGAGGTCAAAGAGGAAAACGTAGTTAGGAGGGAAGAATACCCCCAAAATGGAATATCTGTTCCTGGACCATGTGAGCAACAATGTGTAGTGCTACACACCTTTGTGCTAGGCTTTAAAATTGCAAGAGCAGCTGTTTGTGTTGGGCCCTAGCATGAGAAAGGGCAAAAAGGCATAAAGTAACATACGTATTGCAAGGCAGCCTCTCTGGCTAAACTGATACAAGGAATGAGACAAAATCTGAAAGCAGATGTTTGAAATGGGGGCAGATTAAGCTTTGAGTCATGCAGGGACTATATTGCCATGGTCAGGCTGAAGAGTTGTTAAAGACTTGCTCTGCTTAGCCTAAGCTCTCTTGGGAGGACTAACAGAGTTCCTGGTTTGACTTTGGCATGGGACATGTCTGTAAAGAGGATAGGTGTTTTTCCTTAAGCAGTGTCCCTGTTCACTTGTGGTGCAGAAAGGAGTCTTCCTTCTGCCTGTAAAGTATCTCTGGCCCCTTATCAGCTCAACAGGAGGAGATGAGAGTGCTTCCTATGGATTTTCCTTACCTTTGCCTCCTGGCTGTGTAAATAGCTGGTGTGGTCAGGTTATTCATAAGTAGTTATTTCAAATCATCTTACCAGCTAGGAATGAAAACATATTGCTGTGGTAGAACCTGTAATGGAAGAATTTGCCTCATTTGGTCTCAGCTGAAGGGATTTTAGGTTTTGGCTTTCACAGCTCCAAAGATATGGAGGCTAATTAACCAAATTATGTGTTCTTATATCCTTGTTTCTTATATCAAAACTACCTCATGATAGAGCTGCAGCCAGtttaacattttagaaatgaatgaaaatggaGCTGAATGTATGCAACTAAGGGTCAGAATCGTGCCCACTACTTGGTGAGACCAGTACTTAACTAGCAGCTACATTTACATAgaccagctcctgctgaggcCTGTCCAGCTCCTCTCCAAGTCAGGGATACTCTGATACTTTGTCATTTGAGATGTAGGAAAGCAAAGCCTGTTATCCTGCAGTTTACAAACACAAGGGATAGCATGCTTTAGGAGGTCTTTGCTAAATTCCTGCTGTAAAAAGGGAAGGTGAAAATACATGCAAGACTTCAAAAAGTACTCTAAGAAGACACAAAACACGCTCTGCCTTTATGTTCAAGAGTCCCTGAGGAACTTCTGAAATTCCATCCATCTTgaaattttgctgtattttagtATTTGCAGTATTTGCCTTGGCCAGGCTGTGTGCTCAATTCTTTAGTGTATTGAGCCTTTCCTGATTGGGAAGCCATCAGGGGCTGAAACACCACTCAATTTAAGACTGAAGCTTCCTCTTGCAGTTCCTCTGTAGCAGCAGTTGGTAACATAGAAGAAgacctttctgtttctcccaaGACTTGCACCAGCTATGTAGGCACTAGAGAATGGCATCAATCTCCTGTCTatccttcttttccctccctAACTTTTCTTAATCTTTAGTTTCCAAAGAAACCACAGGATTGTTCACTGTAACTGTTGTTagttcccctttccccccctaGCTTCGGAATATGAAAGCTAGTTCCATCTGCCCGTTCATCTGTGTCACAGCAGTGGATGTCTCACAATACGTTTCTGTAAATTTAGAAGAACTGATAGCAGGAAGGAGAGCAAGGGCATGTGACAATACTCTCTTGCAAGGGAAAGCTTCTTGAGCCGGTAGTAGTCTGCAGGGCAGTCACTCCACACCACAAGCTGCCCTTGCCCACCCAGCTAGTGCAGGTGCCAGGATGTCCAGGGATGccagagaaggaaaggagaactGGGATCCTtgtgacaggaggatggagtgtTAAAAGGCACCCTCCTAGGACAATGGGCTTTCCTAACTAGTTTTGCTGCTAGTACAACAGCTTGCCTGGCACATAaaatcatagcatggtttggcttggaaggtACCTTAGAGATCATTGAGTTCCAATCCCccggacaccttccactaaaccaggttggTCAAGCCCCATCCTGTTTGAATGGAGACCAGAAAAGTGTTTGACTGGGACGGTACTGACAAGAATTGTAAAGATTTTTGTTGCATGCTGTGGCTAGCACGTGGTCTGGGCTTTAGAAGCAGGGCCTAGAATATGGTGACACAGGTACATCTAAAAGTTATCTGTTTGCTTAGGAATCTACTTGCATATACTCCCTCCTGCAATGTACATAGGTGAAGTTTTACCTCTGGAATCTGCTACAGATGCATAAATTCCAGCTGCCTCCAAAGTGCCCTCCCCATTTCACATCAAAATTTATTGCTCTattctgctgacttcagtgcTGGGTCTTAATTTTTCCCTTAATTTTCAAGTAGGTTGTTAAAAGACATAGTTTTCACTGCTacttttaatgccattaaaAATAGACCATCAGAGGAGAACTGCTGAATTACAGTGCATCATTTAGATGGTAAAAACCTGTACAACATTATTGCTTTCTAAGCAGAAAACTTTGGTACTTATGGTTCATTCCTTCTTGCAAAAGTAGTATTTACTGATGCTAGGTATTTCCTTGACCTGTCTGTACTACACAAGGACGCAAAGCAAGAATATAGTGCTGTACCTATAGAAGAGTGCTATATCCAGAAAGGGTTTTGTTACTACTTTGGTCTTAAGAAATGCCCTTGTAATACATTCTCCAGCTACACGGAATGTGTTTGTGCCTCCTCTTTTTATTAACCTTTGTTTTGTCCTTCTCCTcacagttttgcttttgcacATTAGCATGGTTATATTTGGAGGTGAGGGAAATTAATTCTTTGCAAACCTAATAAGCGTTTGATCTATGATGACTGCACAGAGAGGGGCAAAAAGAACAGCTTGTGCCACTTTCCTGCGCAGGAATGCTGCATACATCATGGGAAACCGTCAGCGTGGGAGGAATGCTTCAGCTTGTTTGTCAATGTGAAGCACTCTGAATAGTGTCATTGAATGTAGAAAAATCCTAATTTTCACAGGGCAAATAATCCCTGGTGTTTTCTTAAACAATGCACTAATATGGCCCCTTTTTGGCACACAACGAGAATAAAACAGAACTGGTTGCTGTAGCCCTACAAAGGCAAACAATTAATGCATACAGGAGTGCAATGGAGGCAAAAAGGTGGATTGCAGAGGGTTTATATGGATACTTTAAACCAACTCTGAAAGTGGCCCAGTGACACTGTACATAGTTTGCTGGGACCTTATGCACCCACATCCAGGGGGAACACAAAGCTAAGGTGATCTATGtgttttggcttggtttggcttggaaaaagtaattttaattagtTCAAAATAAGAGGTCTTGAATTACCTCACATTTACCACGGGGAGAGGAAGCAAGGAGGGCCAGTCTGCAGGTAGTTACCATGGAGCAAGtgatatacacatatatatatatatatatatatacacacttaCATATATACATGAAAGCTTGTTACCTCGTGTGTGCTCTTACCTTGCAGTAGATGAGCTTGCTTCTATTAGCAAATCTGAATCATTTTAAATACCTAAGGGGTTGAAAAAACTCACTGTGTATTTGAATAAATATAACATGCAACTTTGCTTACATGCaaacttccctttccttttctggctTGATTTTACTTGTTGGTTAATTGTACCACCAATACACGTTCATTTCCAGAATTATTCTGTTGGCTTCTGCTTCTGCCATA of the Melopsittacus undulatus isolate bMelUnd1 chromosome 1, bMelUnd1.mat.Z, whole genome shotgun sequence genome contains:
- the RPL15 gene encoding large ribosomal subunit protein eL15; this translates as MGAYKYIQELWRKKQSDVMRFLLRVRCWQYRQLSALHRAPRPTRPDKARRLGYKAKQGYVIYRVRVRRGGRKRPVPKGATYGKPVHHGVNQLKFARSLQSVAEERAGRHCGALRVLNSYWVGEDSTYKFFEVILIDPFHKTIRRNPDTQWITKPVHKHREMRGLTSAGRKSRGLGKGHKFHHTIGGSRRAAWRRRNTLQLHRYR